Proteins encoded within one genomic window of Candidatus Thiodiazotropha endoloripes:
- the eno gene encoding phosphopyruvate hydratase yields MSEIVDVRGREILDSRGNPTIEADVFTADGAIGRAMVPSGASTGSREALELRDGDKQRYLGKGVLQAVANINGPIKEALMGMEVTEQAALDQCMLDLDGTENKAKLGANALLGVSLAAAHGAAQERALPLYRSLSSGPYRLPVPMMNIINGGAHADNSVDLQEFMILPVGAGSIREAVRYGAEVFHALQSVLKGRGMATAVGDEGGFAPNLPSNESAIEVILEAIEKAGFAAGNDIYLGLDVASSEFYEDGVYNLASEGRKFSAEEFADYLAAWVDQYPIITIEDGMDEGDWAGWKLLTEKLGQRVQLVGDDLFVTNTKILKRGIDESIANSILIKVNQIGTLSETMAAIDMARDAGYSAVISHRSGETEDTTIADLVVATGTGQIKTGSLSRSDRVAKYNQLMRIEDQLGDEAVYAGKDAFPVTIA; encoded by the coding sequence ATGTCTGAAATTGTTGATGTACGTGGACGAGAGATTCTCGACTCACGGGGTAACCCAACCATAGAGGCCGATGTTTTTACCGCGGATGGTGCGATTGGACGGGCGATGGTCCCCTCTGGCGCCTCCACCGGATCACGGGAAGCACTGGAACTCAGAGATGGCGACAAACAGCGCTATCTGGGTAAGGGGGTGCTGCAGGCTGTGGCGAACATTAATGGCCCGATCAAAGAGGCATTGATGGGCATGGAAGTCACCGAACAGGCCGCACTCGATCAGTGCATGCTGGATCTGGACGGTACCGAGAACAAAGCCAAACTGGGTGCCAACGCGCTGCTGGGAGTCTCCCTGGCCGCCGCTCACGGGGCAGCTCAGGAGCGTGCACTGCCACTCTACCGTTCCCTCTCATCCGGTCCCTACCGGCTGCCTGTGCCGATGATGAATATCATCAACGGTGGCGCCCATGCGGACAACAGTGTCGATCTGCAGGAGTTCATGATCCTTCCGGTTGGGGCAGGTTCGATTCGTGAGGCGGTGCGCTACGGCGCCGAGGTCTTTCACGCTCTGCAGAGTGTACTGAAAGGCCGGGGTATGGCGACCGCTGTCGGTGATGAAGGGGGCTTCGCACCCAATCTACCGTCCAATGAATCCGCCATCGAAGTGATTCTTGAGGCGATTGAGAAGGCTGGCTTCGCGGCAGGCAACGACATCTACCTGGGGCTTGATGTGGCCAGTTCCGAGTTCTATGAGGATGGGGTCTACAATCTGGCCTCCGAAGGGCGCAAGTTCAGTGCCGAAGAGTTTGCCGACTACCTCGCGGCCTGGGTCGATCAATATCCGATCATTACCATCGAAGACGGTATGGATGAGGGTGATTGGGCCGGTTGGAAACTGCTGACGGAAAAACTGGGTCAGCGGGTACAGCTGGTCGGTGATGACCTGTTTGTCACCAACACCAAGATTCTGAAACGGGGTATCGATGAGAGTATCGCCAACTCGATTCTCATCAAAGTGAATCAGATCGGTACTTTGAGCGAGACCATGGCGGCCATCGATATGGCTCGGGATGCGGGTTACAGTGCGGTGATCTCCCATCGTTCGGGTGAAACCGAGGATACCACCATCGCCGATCTGGTGGTGGCTACCGGTACCGGGCAGATCAAGACCGGATCCCTCTCCCGCTCTGACCGGGTTGCCAAATACAACCAGTTGATGCGCATTGAGGATCAGCTGGGTGATGAGGCTGTCTACGCAGGTAAAGATGCATTCCCGGTAACCATCGCATGA
- the ftsB gene encoding cell division protein FtsB: MRIIIAILVALLLFLQYRLWVGEGSLAEVNNLKDEIGALQQELIGLRKRNHALQAEVEDLRSGQAAIEERARSELGMIKEGETFYQVITPSGTETNER, translated from the coding sequence ATGCGCATCATTATTGCCATTTTGGTTGCCTTGCTGCTGTTTCTGCAATATCGCCTCTGGGTGGGCGAGGGGAGTCTTGCCGAGGTTAATAATCTGAAGGATGAGATTGGTGCCTTACAGCAGGAGCTGATCGGATTGCGTAAACGAAATCATGCCCTGCAGGCCGAAGTGGAAGATTTGCGCAGTGGCCAGGCCGCCATCGAGGAGCGCGCCCGCAGTGAGCTTGGCATGATTAAAGAGGGGGAGACCTTCTATCAGGTAATCACCCCCTCAGGGACTGAGACCAATGAGCGATAG
- the ispD gene encoding 2-C-methyl-D-erythritol 4-phosphate cytidylyltransferase, with product MSDSCWAIVPAAGVGRRMGGAVPKQYLDLCGRKIIDLTLERLLNHPRISGVCVALSAEDGYWESCEHHNHPNVIRATGGAERYHSVCNALASLAELADEHDWVLVHDAARPCLSAADLDRLIETLQSHPVGGLLGIPVADTLKRVDDFNQIDATVSRERLWRAFTPQMFRLGLLNRCLEQAIESGAAVTDEASAVELSGHRPLLVEGDGTNIKITHQHDLLLAEHYLKLVRDEE from the coding sequence ATGAGCGATAGCTGCTGGGCGATAGTACCGGCCGCCGGTGTCGGACGACGCATGGGTGGGGCGGTACCAAAACAGTATCTGGATCTGTGTGGCCGTAAGATTATCGATCTCACCCTGGAGAGGTTGTTGAATCACCCGCGTATCTCTGGTGTCTGTGTCGCCTTGTCGGCCGAGGATGGCTACTGGGAAAGCTGTGAACACCATAATCACCCCAATGTGATTCGGGCCACCGGTGGTGCAGAGCGCTACCACTCAGTGTGCAATGCTCTGGCAAGTCTCGCCGAATTGGCCGATGAGCATGATTGGGTGCTGGTGCATGACGCCGCCCGCCCCTGTCTTTCTGCCGCCGATCTGGACCGCTTGATCGAGACGCTGCAGAGTCATCCGGTCGGTGGGCTGCTGGGTATCCCGGTCGCTGACACCCTGAAACGGGTCGATGATTTCAACCAAATCGATGCCACAGTCTCCCGGGAGCGTCTCTGGCGCGCCTTTACCCCTCAGATGTTTCGGCTTGGCCTGTTGAACCGCTGCCTGGAGCAGGCGATTGAGAGTGGCGCAGCTGTTACCGATGAGGCGAGTGCTGTGGAGCTGTCAGGCCATCGGCCTTTGCTGGTGGAGGGTGACGGCACCAACATCAAAATCACTCATCAACACGATCTGCTGCTGGCCGAGCACTATCTCAAGCTGGTCAGAGATGAGGAGTGA
- a CDS encoding HDOD domain-containing protein, protein MIQRVTAVTQNRVKKIEILRHLPKRVQNYVLSETHIEHCNADTRIAVAGEANEQIFYLMAGEVRVSFNDGKQIVCKADQPCSLVALAEKTPSEVSIDSLTAVDLLSIPRELYDAIKRLPPVVNQRSNNTIELQDSEGPEDELYWEFHEAVQNNSLELPSMPDITMRIAKVINDSNSDSEDIAHVVQADPTVAARVISVVNSAAYRGKQPIDNLPDAVTRLGRSVTHNLVISFALGKLFQSRSKILQQRMLRLWKHVSYVAPICHELANVTPGLATDQALLCGLLHDIGALAIIGAARSKPELAENPELLDRVLNNLKGEVGAMVLRKWEFPDYFVQSALHAEDWMEDISHEPDYVDLVVIAQLHAFVGTPAMARLPRLDLVPAFHKLALGKLTPRHSIGIIENAREQIRELRDLLAL, encoded by the coding sequence ATGATTCAACGTGTAACCGCAGTGACTCAAAACAGGGTCAAGAAGATCGAGATACTGAGACACCTGCCGAAACGGGTGCAGAACTATGTTCTATCTGAAACTCATATTGAACATTGCAACGCGGATACCCGCATCGCTGTAGCCGGCGAGGCGAACGAGCAGATCTTCTACCTGATGGCCGGGGAAGTCCGGGTCAGTTTCAATGACGGCAAACAGATCGTCTGTAAAGCGGATCAACCCTGCAGCCTGGTTGCACTGGCGGAAAAAACCCCCAGTGAAGTCTCCATAGACAGTCTGACCGCAGTTGACCTGTTGAGTATTCCACGAGAGCTCTACGATGCGATCAAACGGCTGCCGCCGGTGGTCAATCAACGCTCGAACAACACCATCGAGTTGCAGGACAGTGAAGGGCCGGAAGATGAACTCTATTGGGAGTTCCATGAAGCGGTGCAGAACAACTCCCTGGAACTGCCCAGTATGCCGGATATCACCATGCGCATCGCCAAGGTGATCAATGACAGCAACTCCGATAGCGAAGATATCGCCCATGTAGTTCAGGCGGACCCCACAGTGGCTGCCCGGGTGATCAGTGTGGTCAACAGTGCTGCCTACCGGGGTAAGCAACCGATCGACAACCTACCCGATGCGGTCACCCGGCTGGGACGCTCGGTGACCCATAACCTGGTGATCAGTTTTGCCTTGGGGAAACTGTTTCAAAGCCGTTCAAAGATACTTCAGCAACGGATGCTGAGACTCTGGAAACATGTCAGCTATGTGGCACCGATCTGTCATGAACTGGCCAATGTCACCCCGGGACTCGCCACAGACCAGGCCCTGCTCTGCGGGCTACTCCACGACATCGGTGCGCTGGCCATCATCGGCGCCGCGCGCAGCAAACCAGAACTTGCCGAAAACCCCGAACTGCTTGACCGGGTGCTGAACAATCTGAAAGGCGAAGTCGGCGCGATGGTATTGCGGAAATGGGAGTTTCCGGACTACTTTGTTCAGTCCGCACTGCATGCAGAGGACTGGATGGAGGATATCAGTCACGAACCGGACTATGTGGATCTGGTGGTGATCGCCCAACTGCACGCCTTTGTCGGTACTCCGGCGATGGCCAGACTACCCCGTCTCGACCTGGTACCCGCGTTTCATAAACTGGCGCTGGGCAAACTTACCCCCAGACATTCGATCGGCATCATTGAAAATGCCCGGGAACAGATCCGTGAACTGCGTGATCTGCTTGCGCTGTAA
- the ispF gene encoding 2-C-methyl-D-erythritol 2,4-cyclodiphosphate synthase, with the protein MRIGQGYDAHRFESGSPLVLGGVEVPHDQGLKAHSDGDVLIHALCDALLGAACLGDIGRHFPDNDPAYAGIDSRELLRQVMQQLQELGLKLANADMTIVAQKPKLSPYIDEMRSLLAGDLQTNLDRVNIKATTTEGMGFTGRGEGIAALASVLLVEKTSE; encoded by the coding sequence ATGCGTATAGGACAGGGTTATGATGCTCACCGTTTCGAGTCCGGCTCCCCGTTGGTGCTCGGTGGGGTCGAGGTGCCACACGATCAGGGCCTGAAGGCCCATTCCGATGGGGATGTGCTGATTCATGCGCTTTGTGATGCTCTACTTGGTGCGGCTTGCCTGGGTGACATCGGGCGGCACTTTCCCGATAACGACCCAGCCTATGCAGGCATTGACAGCCGGGAACTGCTTCGTCAGGTCATGCAGCAACTGCAGGAGCTGGGCCTCAAGCTTGCCAATGCGGATATGACCATCGTTGCTCAGAAACCCAAGCTGTCACCCTATATCGATGAGATGAGGTCCCTGTTGGCCGGGGATCTGCAAACCAATCTCGATCGGGTCAACATCAAGGCCACCACCACCGAGGGTATGGGTTTTACCGGTCGGGGGGAGGGCATTGCCGCACTGGCCAGCGTACTGCTGGTGGAAAAAACCAGTGAGTGA
- the truD gene encoding tRNA pseudouridine(13) synthase TruD, with the protein MSDQSWITLAQMPYAHGSPVGGGVIRSCADDFQVDEELGFLPDDEGEHLLVQIRKRETNTQWLAGQLARLAGIDRKDVGFAGLKDRHAVTTQWFSLGMAGKPEPDWHALDDDLIEVLAVHRHKKKLRRGNLWGNRFVLRIRQLSGAQEAIEARLLQLQGAGMPNYFGEQRFGHDYSNLDQANRLFSPSRPRLNRSLRGLIISAARSQLFNQVLATRIEQGNWNSPIPGDYFQLDGSRGCFADHEEEPDRLVSRCASLDIHPTGPLWGRGRSLVKQAAESLEGQVLAPFELWRNGLEHVGLQQERRPMRVALNGLEWQFLEEGDLELRFFLPAGCYATAMLRELLVYELPAVQE; encoded by the coding sequence GTGAGTGATCAATCCTGGATAACCCTGGCGCAGATGCCCTACGCTCATGGCAGTCCCGTTGGCGGTGGTGTGATCAGATCCTGCGCTGATGATTTTCAGGTGGATGAAGAGCTCGGTTTCCTGCCGGATGATGAGGGGGAGCACCTGCTGGTTCAGATCAGAAAAAGAGAGACCAATACCCAGTGGCTTGCGGGCCAGCTGGCGCGTCTGGCCGGGATCGACAGAAAGGATGTGGGTTTCGCCGGTTTGAAAGACCGTCATGCGGTGACCACTCAGTGGTTCTCACTGGGGATGGCGGGTAAGCCTGAGCCTGACTGGCATGCCCTGGACGACGATCTGATCGAAGTGCTGGCAGTCCATCGGCACAAAAAGAAGCTGCGCCGAGGTAACCTGTGGGGTAACCGTTTCGTACTCAGAATCCGGCAACTCAGTGGTGCTCAGGAGGCCATTGAAGCGCGTCTCCTGCAGTTGCAGGGAGCTGGAATGCCCAACTATTTCGGAGAGCAGCGTTTTGGCCATGATTACAGTAACCTGGATCAGGCGAATCGCCTGTTCTCGCCATCCAGGCCGCGACTCAATCGATCGTTACGCGGGCTGATTATTTCAGCAGCCAGATCGCAGCTGTTTAACCAGGTTCTGGCTACCCGAATCGAACAGGGAAACTGGAACAGTCCGATACCAGGTGACTATTTTCAACTGGATGGCAGTCGGGGCTGTTTTGCAGACCATGAAGAGGAGCCCGATCGGCTGGTCAGCCGCTGTGCATCACTGGATATACATCCGACCGGTCCGCTCTGGGGGCGTGGCCGGAGTCTGGTCAAACAGGCGGCAGAGAGTCTGGAAGGGCAGGTGCTGGCCCCCTTTGAGCTGTGGCGAAATGGCCTGGAACATGTAGGATTACAACAGGAGCGGAGGCCGATGAGAGTCGCTCTGAACGGCTTGGAGTGGCAGTTTCTTGAGGAGGGGGATCTGGAGCTGAGGTTCTTTCTGCCAGCCGGTTGTTATGCCACAGCCATGTTGCGTGAACTGCTTGTCTACGAACTTCCTGCAGTCCAGGAGTAA
- a CDS encoding Sfum_1244 family protein — protein MKGTLRQLCCTVQRNCHISDARHGTDYGLCTYLLKMREYYRWENGLDYEASLTNESVGDWLTAREALWESLVDDNFDSLPIDGQVYDPFDVEAINQSLEPLGLVYSAGYGAKNKPLFFLGHLERREEPEGISVWVAGRELARDLSAPAAMNQGGRIYIRRESFRRLLWEKFENWRWQRADNALGRAFSHYDFESQLQSSLDLMVEKELAAVLLHEKGEYQAGRILGDQWNEMVLELGHSVAELMVRAVRDHWADCQVTLPQLLEDEDVASLHFYIGGLTGMRKSLFPALISAYEGWYQDRDWQRFYQLVSEGQAHWSGLATRLLDCYRSRPVDTRSAIKQMVEESIF, from the coding sequence ATGAAAGGTACACTCAGGCAACTCTGTTGCACGGTACAACGTAATTGCCATATCTCTGATGCCCGTCATGGCACCGATTATGGTCTCTGTACCTACCTTTTAAAGATGCGGGAGTACTACCGCTGGGAGAACGGACTCGACTACGAGGCCTCTCTGACCAATGAATCCGTCGGCGATTGGCTTACAGCGCGGGAAGCGCTCTGGGAGTCCCTGGTGGATGACAACTTCGACTCCCTGCCGATCGATGGCCAGGTCTACGATCCTTTCGATGTGGAAGCCATCAACCAATCACTTGAACCCCTGGGGCTGGTCTACAGCGCGGGCTATGGTGCGAAAAACAAACCGCTCTTTTTTCTTGGGCACCTGGAACGTCGTGAGGAACCGGAGGGTATCTCGGTCTGGGTTGCCGGACGTGAGCTCGCCAGAGATTTATCCGCTCCAGCGGCGATGAATCAGGGGGGACGCATCTATATCAGACGGGAGTCCTTTCGCCGGCTGCTGTGGGAGAAGTTTGAGAATTGGCGATGGCAGCGGGCCGATAATGCCCTGGGGCGGGCCTTCTCTCACTACGATTTTGAAAGTCAGCTTCAAAGCTCCCTTGATCTGATGGTGGAAAAAGAGCTGGCGGCCGTGTTGCTGCATGAGAAGGGAGAGTATCAGGCGGGACGGATACTGGGGGATCAGTGGAATGAGATGGTTCTGGAGCTCGGTCATTCCGTTGCCGAGCTGATGGTTCGTGCAGTCAGGGATCATTGGGCCGATTGTCAGGTGACACTGCCTCAATTGCTGGAAGATGAGGATGTGGCCTCTCTGCATTTCTATATCGGCGGGTTGACCGGGATGCGTAAATCCCTCTTCCCGGCGTTGATCTCAGCCTATGAAGGCTGGTATCAGGATAGAGACTGGCAACGTTTCTATCAGCTGGTATCCGAGGGACAGGCCCACTGGTCTGGATTGGCGACCCGACTGCTCGACTGTTACCGGAGTCGACCAGTCGATACCCGCTCTGCGATCAAACAGATGGTGGAAGAGAGTATTTTCTGA
- a CDS encoding ankyrin repeat domain-containing protein: protein MSQVNPKLLIALAVVILFAVYLKVSNPHRKFSTQKYWADATLHSVAEVPDEALEPGNKNGGVLMWAAMAVEDPQIIEALVARGAEVNEADTIFKGTPLTGAAGYSSNPAVIDKLIDLGADINQLVNNGEDALMIAAQYNHHGPVVERLIHHGADTERKNSRGMRAEDLAIKNNNQPAIKVFQARSDKAGQAGQRYGL, encoded by the coding sequence ATGAGTCAGGTCAATCCAAAATTACTGATCGCTTTGGCAGTAGTCATACTGTTTGCGGTTTATCTGAAAGTTTCCAATCCACATCGAAAATTCAGCACTCAGAAGTACTGGGCCGACGCAACGCTTCACTCCGTTGCCGAGGTGCCCGATGAGGCCCTGGAACCAGGCAATAAAAATGGTGGTGTGCTGATGTGGGCGGCAATGGCTGTGGAGGATCCGCAGATCATCGAGGCGTTGGTGGCGCGCGGTGCGGAGGTCAATGAGGCCGATACGATTTTCAAAGGTACTCCATTGACCGGTGCGGCGGGTTACAGCTCGAATCCGGCGGTGATCGATAAACTGATCGATCTGGGTGCGGATATCAATCAGCTGGTGAACAATGGTGAGGATGCTCTGATGATCGCTGCTCAGTATAACCATCATGGGCCTGTTGTTGAGCGCTTGATCCATCATGGCGCCGATACCGAGAGGAAAAACAGTCGTGGCATGCGTGCTGAGGATCTGGCGATAAAGAACAACAATCAACCGGCCATCAAGGTTTTTCAGGCCCGTTCCGACAAAGCGGGACAGGCTGGCCAACGGTATGGTTTGTAG
- a CDS encoding Fe2+-dependent dioxygenase: MLLEIEGLLDSALLQKIDQILADAEFVDGKLTAGMAAQKVKNNQELKGSPKQMELLIRILTSAMGQNGTFRSAVLPYRMADPIFARYHSGMTYGDHVDDPIMGLSGQRFRSDISMTIFLREPDSYEGGELVIRTTFGEKKVKLAAGSAVIYPSSSLHHVAEVTRGERLVALAWIQSYVRDPARRELLFELDQAREDLLMNRPEESTTGLVDKSYANLLRMWSDV, encoded by the coding sequence ATGTTGTTGGAAATTGAAGGTCTACTCGACTCAGCGCTGTTACAGAAAATCGATCAGATACTTGCCGATGCGGAGTTTGTCGATGGCAAGCTGACGGCCGGCATGGCCGCACAGAAAGTCAAAAACAACCAGGAGCTGAAAGGATCGCCAAAACAGATGGAGTTGTTGATCCGGATTCTGACCAGTGCCATGGGGCAGAATGGGACCTTTCGTTCAGCGGTTCTACCTTACCGGATGGCCGATCCGATCTTCGCCCGATACCACTCGGGGATGACCTATGGGGATCATGTGGATGACCCCATCATGGGGTTGAGTGGTCAGCGATTTCGCAGTGATATCTCAATGACCATTTTCCTTCGGGAACCGGATAGCTATGAGGGGGGAGAGCTGGTGATTCGTACCACCTTCGGCGAAAAGAAGGTCAAGCTGGCAGCGGGCAGTGCGGTGATCTATCCCTCGTCGAGTCTGCATCATGTTGCCGAGGTGACCCGGGGTGAAAGGTTGGTGGCACTGGCCTGGATACAGAGTTATGTGCGCGATCCGGCGCGGCGAGAGCTGCTTTTCGAACTTGATCAGGCGCGGGAGGATCTCTTGATGAATCGTCCTGAAGAGTCGACTACCGGGTTGGTGGATAAGTCCTATGCCAATCTGCTGCGGATGTGGAGTGATGTTTGA
- a CDS encoding TusE/DsrC/DsvC family sulfur relay protein has protein sequence MSYEVNGNTIEADANGYLVNLTDWSEDVAKAIAEQEGVNLSEKAWEIINFLRDEYINNSGNQPNERNMVKHFKGVWTDEGKVDAKALYIHFPKGPAKQASKIAGLPETKRKGGY, from the coding sequence ATGTCATATGAAGTAAACGGTAATACAATCGAAGCTGATGCGAACGGTTATCTGGTCAATCTGACCGACTGGAGTGAAGATGTGGCCAAGGCCATTGCTGAGCAGGAAGGTGTAAACCTGTCTGAAAAGGCATGGGAAATCATCAACTTTCTGCGCGATGAGTATATTAACAATAGTGGCAATCAGCCTAACGAACGTAATATGGTCAAGCACTTCAAAGGTGTCTGGACCGATGAGGGCAAGGTGGATGCGAAAGCACTCTATATCCACTTCCCCAAAGGTCCGGCGAAGCAGGCAAGTAAGATTGCCGGCCTGCCTGAAACCAAGCGTAAAGGTGGCTATTAA
- a CDS encoding type I-MYXAN CRISPR-associated protein Cas6/Cmx6 has product MFWQEEEDEERFVVPDNVLDLLFKIKCPTLPIDHAWALSQAIQQALPWFADEPNAGLHLIYGADSGNGWERPSGSDQLLYLSRRTPLILRLPNRRVEEAGALTGQTLDIDGHSLEIGKSHTRLLAMTTTLYCRHLIAVEDQSEDEFLQHSVEQLKALKLRFKKVLCGKGEQFDTPDGTLMTKSLMVAGLPLDDAVTLQEEGLGPLRTRGFGLFNPHKTV; this is encoded by the coding sequence ATGTTCTGGCAGGAAGAGGAAGACGAGGAACGGTTTGTAGTCCCGGACAACGTGCTGGATCTGCTGTTCAAAATCAAGTGCCCCACCCTACCCATCGACCACGCCTGGGCTCTGTCGCAGGCGATCCAGCAGGCGCTGCCCTGGTTTGCCGATGAACCCAATGCCGGCCTGCATCTGATCTACGGGGCGGATTCGGGTAACGGCTGGGAGCGCCCCTCGGGCAGTGACCAGTTACTCTATCTGTCGAGACGAACACCGCTGATACTGCGCCTACCCAACCGTCGAGTTGAGGAAGCAGGGGCGCTTACCGGTCAGACCCTGGATATCGATGGCCACAGTCTGGAAATCGGAAAAAGCCATACCCGTCTGCTCGCTATGACGACCACCCTCTATTGCCGCCATCTGATCGCTGTTGAGGATCAGTCTGAAGATGAGTTTCTGCAGCACTCCGTCGAACAACTTAAAGCGCTTAAGTTGAGGTTTAAAAAGGTGCTTTGTGGTAAAGGCGAACAGTTTGATACGCCGGATGGCACACTGATGACAAAAAGCCTGATGGTTGCGGGCCTACCCCTGGACGATGCCGTCACACTGCAGGAGGAGGGACTTGGCCCACTGCGTACTCGCGGCTTTGGCTTGTTTAATCCACACAAGACTGTTTAA
- a CDS encoding sulfur relay protein DsrC: protein MLYLSEIMMQHPEVENFEQLLSVVKERSKTEVFFRIDVKPPFADTPENWEDRLEAAFT, encoded by the coding sequence ATGCTGTACCTGAGCGAGATCATGATGCAACATCCAGAGGTTGAGAATTTTGAGCAACTGTTGAGTGTTGTCAAAGAGCGTTCGAAAACGGAGGTATTCTTCCGTATCGACGTCAAACCACCCTTTGCGGATACCCCGGAGAATTGGGAAGACCGTCTTGAAGCGGCATTTACCTAG
- the dsrA gene encoding dissimilatory-type sulfite reductase subunit alpha, with the protein MAKQMHDTPMLDQLESGPWPSFVTGLKRLAKDNDMMVDLLGQLETSYETRKGYWKGGTVGVIGYGGGIIPRFTELKGDDGVALFPAAAEFHTLRVMPPPGMHYDTDTIRKFCDIWEKYGSGLIAFHGQSGDIMFQGCTTDNVQPAFDEINEMGFDLGGAGPAVRTGMSCVGAARCENSCFDEGRTMRMLVNNALDDMHRPALPYKFKYKVSGCPNDCMNSVQRADLATIGTWRDDMKVDQDEVKSFVAEKGRKYVIDNVITRCPTQALSLNDDDTLAVDNPSCVRCMHCINVMNKALSPGDDKGVTLLCGGKRTLKIGDLMGTVIVPFMKLESDEDFETLEELATEILDFFAENALEHERTGEMIERIGLVNFLEGVGLEIDPNMIERPRMNPYVRMDGWDEEASKWAERKAQ; encoded by the coding sequence ATGGCAAAACAGATGCATGATACCCCCATGCTTGATCAGCTGGAGAGTGGCCCATGGCCCTCATTCGTTACCGGCCTCAAGCGCCTCGCCAAAGACAACGATATGATGGTTGACCTGCTAGGTCAGCTGGAGACTTCTTACGAAACCCGCAAAGGCTACTGGAAAGGTGGTACTGTGGGCGTTATCGGCTACGGCGGTGGTATCATTCCCCGTTTTACCGAATTGAAAGGTGATGACGGCGTGGCTCTGTTCCCTGCCGCTGCAGAATTCCACACCCTGCGTGTCATGCCACCTCCAGGCATGCACTATGACACCGACACCATTCGCAAGTTCTGCGATATCTGGGAAAAGTACGGTTCCGGCTTGATTGCTTTCCATGGTCAGTCTGGCGACATCATGTTCCAGGGTTGTACCACTGACAACGTTCAGCCTGCATTCGATGAGATCAACGAAATGGGTTTTGATCTCGGTGGTGCCGGTCCTGCGGTACGTACCGGTATGTCCTGCGTTGGTGCGGCACGTTGCGAAAACTCCTGCTTCGACGAGGGTCGTACCATGCGCATGCTGGTCAACAACGCCCTTGACGATATGCACCGTCCGGCGCTGCCCTACAAGTTCAAATACAAAGTCTCCGGTTGCCCGAATGACTGCATGAACTCAGTACAGCGCGCTGATCTGGCTACCATCGGTACCTGGCGCGATGACATGAAAGTCGATCAGGACGAAGTGAAAAGCTTCGTCGCTGAGAAAGGTCGCAAATATGTCATCGACAATGTGATCACCCGTTGCCCAACCCAGGCACTGTCATTGAATGATGACGACACCCTGGCGGTGGACAATCCCTCCTGTGTCCGTTGCATGCACTGCATCAACGTGATGAACAAAGCGCTCTCTCCCGGCGACGACAAAGGCGTTACCCTGCTGTGTGGCGGTAAGCGTACTCTGAAGATCGGCGACCTGATGGGTACTGTTATCGTGCCTTTCATGAAGCTTGAGTCTGATGAAGACTTTGAAACCCTGGAGGAGCTGGCTACCGAGATCCTCGACTTCTTCGCGGAGAATGCGCTGGAGCACGAGCGTACCGGTGAGATGATCGAGCGTATCGGCCTGGTCAACTTCCTCGAAGGCGTCGGCCTGGAGATCGATCCAAACATGATCGAGCGTCCGCGTATGAATCCTTATGTCCGCATGGATGGTTGGGATGAAGAAGCGAGCAAGTGGGCTGAACGCAAAGCGCAATAA